Genomic DNA from Paracoccus aminophilus JCM 7686:
GTCCAGAAGCGCGCGCCAGACCTTCATCTGGAACTCGGTCCCGACCAGACGGACCCGGATCTCGCCGCCGCCAGAGATCAGCGCGGTGATAGCGGCTTGCAGCGCCTCGGGAGCCTCGACATAGCGGGCGCGGGGCCAACGGGCGCGCAGATCGGCGCGGACCTCGTCCTCGGACATCTCGCCGATCATGCCAAGCGCCCAGAGCGTGCCCTCGCCGCCGATCGCGATGACCGGGCCGATTGGCGTCTCGAAACGGCCGATGCACAAAAGCGCGCCACGATCATCATCGGGCACCGTCACGACCACGACTTGCAGGCCGGGCTCGGGGAGAGGCAGCGAAAAGAGCGTTCTCGTCATGGCATCCTCACGTTTCGTTAAGCCAATTCCCACCGAGGCGCGGTGGTTCCCTGTCGGGTGCTTGCGTCCTGGGGCGCGGCAAGGCATCAGATGAACATGACAAAAGCCAGTGCATCCCGTCTACCCCCGGCTCTGCCCTATGCCACACAGGTCGCCTTCTTTTCGCGCCTGCGTGAGAGCAATCCGCATCCGGTGACCGAGCTTCATTACTCCAATGCCTTCACGCTTCTGGTGGCGGTCGCTTTGTCGGCGCAGGCGACCGATGTCGGCGTGAACAAGGCGACAAAGGCGTTGTTTGAGCAGGTGACGGCGCCGCAGCAGATGCTGGATCTGGGGCTTGAGGGGCTGACCGAACATATCAAGACCATCGGCCTTTTCCGGCAGAAGGCCAAGAATGTCATGGCGCTGTCGAAGATCCTCGTTGAGGAATACGGCGGCGAGGTGCCGACCTCGCGCGCGGCCTTGATGCTGTTGCCCGGTGTCGGGCGCAAGACCGCCAATGTCGTGCTGAACTCGCTGTTCCATATCCCCGCGCAGGCGGTCGATACCCATATCTTCCGGCTCGGCAACCGCACCCAGATCGCGCCGGGCCGCGATGTCGATCAGGTCGAGCGCGCGATTGAGGACAATGTTCCCGCTGAATTTCAACAGGATGCCCATCACTGGCTGATCCTGCATGGCCGCTATATCTGTCAGGCAAAACGCCCACGCTGCGCGGTTTGCATCGTGGCCGATCTCTGTCCCTATGAGGAGAAGACCATATGACCACCCCCTATGTGATTGGCATCGGCAATGCCGTCATGGATGTGATCGCCGCGACTGAAGACGAGTCGCTGGCACGTCTGGGCATCGAAAAGGGGATCATGCAGCTGATCGACCGCGACCGTTCGGAGCTTCTGACTGCGGCTCAGGCTGAGGGCGGGACCCATCCGCGTCTGGCGCCGGGCGGCTCGGTCGCGAATACGCTCGCCGGGATCGGGATGTTGGGGCTGAAGACCGCCTTCATCGGGCGCGTCGCCGCCGATGCGCTTGGCCTGTCCTATGCCGAACAGACCGAGGCGCAGGGCACGGTTTTCGTCAATCCTCCGGTGGGCGGCGAGGTCGATCCGACCTCGCGTTCGATCATCTTCGTGACGCCGGATGGCGAGCGCTCGATGAACACCTATCTGGGCATCTCGGCAGAGCTGGACGAGGAAGACGTGAACCCGGCGGTCTTTTCCGGTGCGGGCTGGCTGTTTCTGGAAGGTTATCTCTTCGATAAGCCCAAGGGCAAATCGGCCTTCCTCAAGGCGGCTCAGGCCTGTCACGCGGCGGGCGGGCAGGCGGGGATCGCGCTGTCGGATCCGTTCTGCGTCGATCGCCACCGCGCGGATTTCCGCAAACTCGTCGCCGGGCCGATGGATTATGTGATCGGCAATACCCATGAATGGACCTCGCTTTACCAGACCGAGGATCTCGAAAGCGCGCTGGCTCAGGCGCGCGCCGATTGCGGTCTGGTGATCTGCACCCGCTCGGGCGAGGATGCGATCCTGATCCGCGGTGAGGAGCGCGTTTTAGCCCCGGTCCACAAGATCGTCCCGGTCGATGCAACCGGCGCTGGCGATCAATTCGCCGCCGGGCTGATCTATGGTCTGGCGACCGGCGCTTCGCTGGCGGCGGCGGGGCGCATGGCCTGCATCGCGGCCTCTGAGGTCATCAGCCATGTCGGCCCGCGTCCCGAACGCGATCTGCGCGAGGATTTCCGCGCCGAAGGGCTGATCTGAGCGGCGCTGAGCTGCTGCGCCAAAAGAAACGGGGGGCTTTGCGCCCCCCGAACCCCCTGCAAGGTATTTAAGTCAGAACGAAGCGGGCCGGATCAGGCGGCTGCTTTCTGAGCGCCGAAGCGGCCATAGAAGCTTTCGCCTTTTGCCGCCATCTCGCGCAGGAGGCGCGGCGGGGTGAAGCGGTTGCCGTATTTCGCCGCGAGATCATCGGCGATGGCCGTCGCGCGTTCCGCGCCCAGCATGTCGAGCCAGCTGAAGGGGCCACCGCTCCAGGGCGCAAAGCCCCAGCCGAGGATCGCGCCGACATCGCCCTCGCGGATGTCTTCGAGGACGCCTTCTTCGAGTGCGCGGACGGCTTCGAGTGACTGGATGAACATCAGCCGGTTCTGGATGTCGGTGAAGCTTGGCTGGTCCTTGGAGACCGGCCATTCGGTGGCGAGGCCCGCCCAGAAGTCGATGCGTTTGCCCTTGTCGTCATAGTCGTAGAAGCCAGCCTTGGCCTTGCGGCCGAGACGGCCCTGATCGGCCATGCGGAAGACGACCTCATCGACCTCGCCGTCGGGATAGGCATCGCCCATCGCCGCGCGCGTGGCCTTGGCGATTTTCACGCCGAGATCGATCGAGGTTTCATCGACGAGTTGCAGCGGCCCGAGCGGCATCCCCATCATCTTGGCGGCGTTTTCGATCAGCACCGGATCGACGCCTTCGGCCACCATGCGCATCCCTTCGTTGAGATAGGGGATGATGCAGCGATTGGCATAGAAGAAGCGCGCGTCATTGACGACGATCGGTGTCTTCTTGATCTGACGCACGAAATCCAGTGCTTTCGCGACCGCGCGGGGGCCGGTTTCTTTGCCCTTGATGATTTCGACCAGCAGCATCTTGTCGACGGGCGAGAAGAAGTGGATGCCGATGAATTGCTCAGGGCGGGCGCTGGCTTTCGCGAGGTTCGAGATCGGCAGGGTCGAGGTATTGGTCGCGAAGATCGCCTCCTGGGGCAGGACGGCTTCAGCTTTCGCGGTGACCTCGGCCTTGA
This window encodes:
- a CDS encoding methylated-DNA--[protein]-cysteine S-methyltransferase translates to MTRTLFSLPLPEPGLQVVVVTVPDDDRGALLCIGRFETPIGPVIAIGGEGTLWALGMIGEMSEDEVRADLRARWPRARYVEAPEALQAAITALISGGGEIRVRLVGTEFQMKVWRALLDIHFGELASYGDIADMIGQPGAVRAVGTAVGQNPVSWAVPCHRVTLRGGKIGNYHWGESIKRILLAREGAVLAPLAITGR
- the nth gene encoding endonuclease III; protein product: MNMTKASASRLPPALPYATQVAFFSRLRESNPHPVTELHYSNAFTLLVAVALSAQATDVGVNKATKALFEQVTAPQQMLDLGLEGLTEHIKTIGLFRQKAKNVMALSKILVEEYGGEVPTSRAALMLLPGVGRKTANVVLNSLFHIPAQAVDTHIFRLGNRTQIAPGRDVDQVERAIEDNVPAEFQQDAHHWLILHGRYICQAKRPRCAVCIVADLCPYEEKTI
- a CDS encoding adenosine kinase, translated to MTTPYVIGIGNAVMDVIAATEDESLARLGIEKGIMQLIDRDRSELLTAAQAEGGTHPRLAPGGSVANTLAGIGMLGLKTAFIGRVAADALGLSYAEQTEAQGTVFVNPPVGGEVDPTSRSIIFVTPDGERSMNTYLGISAELDEEDVNPAVFSGAGWLFLEGYLFDKPKGKSAFLKAAQACHAAGGQAGIALSDPFCVDRHRADFRKLVAGPMDYVIGNTHEWTSLYQTEDLESALAQARADCGLVICTRSGEDAILIRGEERVLAPVHKIVPVDATGAGDQFAAGLIYGLATGASLAAAGRMACIAASEVISHVGPRPERDLREDFRAEGLI